A single genomic interval of Lathyrus oleraceus cultivar Zhongwan6 chromosome 7, CAAS_Psat_ZW6_1.0, whole genome shotgun sequence harbors:
- the LOC127101223 gene encoding uncharacterized protein LOC127101223: protein MCPTYQHDDSSDHFSPNYSPPYSSSSPSAETQNRPLQLSYILQFSGATTSRADAGASTSRAGAAASTSTGNGTSTENGFYEPTGASTSSTNGFYGPTGPSTSTGHGFSGDAGASTSSTNGFSGPTGSGFSGLSSASTSSRNGFHRPTGASASSGNGFYGPAGAAAMVLVKDAEDRDEHAVVLHRFRQGLGNQTISVAQYRGLILGLTESLRKGYTEISVQGNSELVINQFLGNWEIDDPELRSLCDEALELRNSFQSFSINHIDQNLSREVDDEAVRAISLPDGQIEEEPQPHA from the exons ATGTGCCCTACATACCAACACGACGATTCATCTGACCATTTTTCTCCTAACTATTCTCCTCCCTACTCTTCATCTTCTCCGAGTGCTGAAACTCAGAATCGTCCATTGCAG CTTTCTTATATCCTTCAATTCAGTGGTGCAACAACATCAAGAGCTGATGCTGGTGCATCAACATCAAGAGCTGGTGCTGCTGCTTCAACATCAACTGGAAATGGAACATCAACTGAAAATGGATTTTATGAACCAACTGGTGCATCAACATCAAGTACAAATGGATTTTATGGACCAACCGGTCCATCAACATCAACTGGACATGGATTTTCTGGAGATGCCGGTGCATCAACATCGAGTACAAATGGGTTTTCTGGACCAACTGGATCTGGATTTTCTGGACTATCTAGTGCATCAACATCTAGTAGAAATGGATTTCATAGACCAACTGGTGCATCAGCATCAAGTGGAAATGGATTTTATGGGCCAGCTGGTGCAGCAGCTATGGTGCTTGTAAAAGATGCTGAGGACAGGGATGAACATGCAGTCGTG TTGCATCGATTTCGCCAAGGGTTGGGAAATCAAACAATTAGCGTTGCTCAGTATCGCGGATTAATTTTAGGACTGACCGAATCGTTAAGGAAAGGATACACAGAGATCAGTGTCCAAGGAAACTCTGAACTTGTTATCAATCAG TTTTTAGGTAATTGGGAAATCGACGATCCGGAACTAAGGAGCTTATGTGATGAGGCTTTGGAGCTGCGTAATAGCTTTCAATCATTTTCCATCAATCACATTGACCAG AACTTAAGCCGCGAAGTTGATGATGAAGCAGTTCGGGCCATTTCTCTCCCAG ATGGTCAAATTGAAGAAGAACCACAACCACATGCTTAA